A genomic stretch from Arthrobacter sp. KBS0702 includes:
- the pcaG gene encoding protocatechuate 3,4-dioxygenase subunit alpha, which translates to MSKLTPTPGQTVGPFYGYALPYAKDRELMAPGSAGSIRLQGTVFDGAGNPVPDAILEIWQADAEGNVPQHTGSLVRDGYTFTGFGRSAVGNTGVFTFTTVNPGPTAPGAAPFISVVVFARGLMNRLFTRVYLPENEEALAADPLLASLDPERRRTLIARRDPDGGLSWDIRLQGEDETVFLDFEGAGLAGAGAGDAR; encoded by the coding sequence ATGAGTAAATTGACCCCTACCCCCGGCCAGACGGTGGGCCCGTTTTACGGCTACGCCCTGCCCTACGCCAAGGACCGCGAGCTGATGGCCCCCGGTTCCGCCGGTTCCATCCGGCTGCAGGGCACCGTCTTCGACGGCGCCGGCAACCCCGTCCCGGACGCCATCCTGGAGATCTGGCAGGCCGACGCCGAGGGCAACGTCCCGCAGCACACCGGCTCCCTGGTCCGCGACGGCTACACCTTCACCGGATTCGGCCGCAGCGCCGTGGGCAACACCGGCGTCTTCACCTTCACCACGGTCAACCCCGGCCCCACCGCCCCCGGCGCCGCGCCGTTCATCTCCGTGGTCGTGTTCGCCCGCGGCCTGATGAACCGGCTCTTCACCCGCGTCTACCTGCCGGAAAACGAGGAAGCCCTCGCCGCCGACCCGCTGCTGGCCTCGCTCGATCCGGAACGCCGCCGGACCCTGATCGCCCGGCGCGACCCCGACGGCGGCCTGAGCTGGGACATCCGGTTGCAGGGCGAGGACGAGACGGTGTTCCTCGACTTCGAGGGCGCCGGCCTTGCGGGCGCGGGTGCCGGGGACGCCCGGTGA